A genomic window from Rhodococcus sp. KBS0724 includes:
- a CDS encoding FBP domain-containing protein, with translation MRPLTEREIRASFVNCSKGDAKRLPVPRDLEKRPWEDLDFFGWNDPTMPGRGYLVIPQGDEVVGIALRYQTGKSGRAQMCTICLTTHGSGGVSLLSAAKIGEAGRRGDTIGTYMCTDLACPLYARNKRRPSAGNRYQENLTEQEKADRVVANISAFVAMLRS, from the coding sequence GTGCGCCCGCTCACCGAACGCGAAATCCGCGCGTCGTTCGTTAATTGTTCGAAAGGCGACGCCAAACGGTTGCCGGTGCCGCGGGATCTCGAGAAGCGCCCATGGGAAGACCTGGACTTCTTCGGTTGGAACGATCCGACCATGCCCGGTCGGGGATATCTGGTGATACCTCAGGGCGACGAAGTGGTAGGCATCGCTCTCCGGTATCAAACCGGCAAATCGGGTCGCGCTCAAATGTGCACCATCTGCCTCACGACGCACGGCAGCGGGGGAGTATCACTGCTGTCCGCCGCCAAGATCGGTGAGGCCGGCCGACGCGGCGACACAATCGGCACCTATATGTGCACTGACCTGGCCTGTCCGCTGTACGCGCGCAACAAGCGTCGACCGTCGGCGGGCAATCGTTACCAGGAGAATCTGACCGAGCAGGAGAAGGCTGATCGCGTTGTTGCAAACATCTCTGCGTTTGTGGCCATGTTGCGGTCGTAG
- a CDS encoding excinuclease ABC subunit UvrA, with amino-acid sequence MSTAEMAERELHVADTHDLIRVQGARVNNLQDISVEIPKRRLTVFTGVSGSGKSSLVFSTIAAESQRMINETYSAFVQGFMPTLARPDVDVLDGLTTAIIVDQQRMGVDPRSTVGTATDANAMLRILFSRLGKPHIGSPQAFSFNVASASGAGALTVERGGRQTKERRTFSITGGMCPRCEGRGSVNDFDLTALYDDTKSLNESAITVPGYSMDGWYGRIYRGCGFFDPDKPIKKYTKKELNDLLYKEPTKIKVEGINLTYTGLIPQIQKSFLSKDVDAMQPHIRAFVERAITFTTCPECDGTRLSEGARSSKIKGINIADACAMQINDLAVWVSGLKEPSVAPLLTTLGETLDSFVEIGLGYLSLDRPSGTLSGGEAQRTKMIRHLGSSLTDITYVFDEPTTGLHPHDIARMNDLLLQLRDKGNTVLVVEHKPETIVIADHIVDLGPGAGSAGGTVCFEGSVDGLRASDTVTGRHFDDRAALKASVRKSTGAMEIRGATSHNLQNVDVDVPLGVLVVVTGVAGSGKSSLIHGSLAKRDGVVSIDQGAIRGSRRSNPATYTGLLDPIRKAFAKVNGVKPALFSANSEGACPTCNGNGVIYSDLAMMAGVATVCEECEGKRFQADVLEYKFGGKDISEVLAMSVAEAEEFFGVGEAKTLAAHKILVRLVDVGLGYLTIGQPLTTLSGGERQRIKLATHLAEKGGVYVLDEPTTGLHLADVEQLLGLLDRLVDSGKSVIVIEHHQAVMAHADWIIDLGPGAGHDGGRIVFEGTPTDLVADRSTLTGQHLASYVGA; translated from the coding sequence ATGAGCACGGCTGAAATGGCGGAGCGAGAGCTACATGTCGCGGACACCCACGACCTGATCCGCGTGCAGGGCGCGCGCGTGAACAACCTCCAGGACATCAGTGTCGAGATTCCCAAGCGCAGGTTGACTGTCTTTACCGGAGTCTCGGGTTCGGGCAAGAGTTCATTGGTGTTCAGCACCATCGCCGCGGAGTCGCAGCGGATGATCAACGAGACGTACAGCGCCTTCGTTCAGGGTTTCATGCCGACCCTCGCGCGGCCGGACGTCGACGTACTGGATGGGTTGACAACGGCGATCATCGTCGATCAGCAACGGATGGGCGTCGACCCTCGCTCGACGGTCGGAACTGCCACCGACGCCAATGCGATGCTTCGTATTCTCTTCAGTCGACTGGGTAAGCCGCATATCGGTTCGCCCCAGGCATTTTCGTTCAATGTCGCCTCGGCCTCCGGCGCGGGTGCGCTCACCGTGGAGCGCGGTGGGCGTCAGACTAAGGAGCGACGGACCTTCAGCATCACCGGTGGCATGTGTCCGCGGTGCGAGGGGCGCGGTTCGGTCAACGATTTCGACCTGACGGCGTTGTACGACGACACCAAGTCGCTCAACGAGAGTGCGATCACGGTTCCGGGCTACAGCATGGACGGCTGGTACGGCCGGATTTACCGGGGGTGCGGCTTCTTCGACCCGGACAAGCCGATCAAGAAGTACACCAAAAAGGAACTGAACGATCTGCTCTACAAGGAGCCGACGAAGATCAAAGTCGAAGGCATCAACCTGACGTACACAGGGCTGATTCCTCAGATCCAGAAGTCGTTTCTGTCCAAGGACGTCGATGCGATGCAGCCGCATATCCGGGCGTTCGTGGAGCGGGCAATCACGTTTACTACGTGCCCCGAGTGCGACGGAACGCGGCTGAGCGAGGGCGCCCGTTCGTCGAAGATCAAGGGCATCAACATCGCCGATGCCTGTGCGATGCAGATCAACGATCTCGCCGTGTGGGTGAGCGGTCTGAAGGAACCGTCGGTGGCGCCGCTGCTGACGACGCTCGGTGAAACGCTCGACTCGTTCGTGGAGATCGGGCTGGGCTACCTGAGCCTGGACCGCCCGTCCGGGACACTGTCGGGTGGTGAAGCTCAGCGCACCAAGATGATTCGACACCTCGGATCCTCGCTTACCGACATCACGTATGTTTTCGACGAACCCACGACGGGTCTTCATCCCCACGATATTGCGCGGATGAACGACCTTCTGCTGCAGTTGCGCGACAAGGGAAATACGGTGCTTGTCGTCGAGCACAAGCCGGAGACGATCGTCATTGCCGATCACATCGTCGATCTCGGTCCCGGCGCCGGCTCCGCGGGTGGAACTGTCTGCTTCGAGGGCAGTGTCGACGGCTTGCGGGCCAGTGACACGGTCACGGGACGGCACTTCGACGACCGCGCCGCACTCAAGGCGAGCGTGCGAAAGTCAACGGGTGCAATGGAAATCCGCGGCGCGACGTCGCACAACTTGCAGAACGTCGACGTCGATGTGCCGCTGGGCGTGCTGGTCGTGGTGACCGGCGTCGCCGGGTCGGGGAAAAGTTCGTTGATCCACGGATCGCTTGCGAAGAGAGACGGCGTGGTGTCGATCGATCAGGGCGCGATCCGCGGTTCGCGTCGCAGCAACCCGGCGACGTACACCGGTCTGCTCGACCCCATTCGCAAGGCATTTGCAAAGGTCAACGGTGTGAAGCCGGCGCTGTTCAGCGCCAATTCCGAGGGCGCCTGCCCCACCTGCAACGGCAACGGCGTCATCTACAGCGATCTGGCGATGATGGCCGGTGTTGCGACGGTGTGCGAGGAGTGCGAGGGCAAGCGGTTCCAGGCCGATGTCTTGGAGTACAAGTTCGGCGGGAAGGACATCAGCGAAGTGCTCGCGATGTCGGTCGCCGAGGCCGAAGAGTTCTTCGGTGTCGGTGAGGCGAAAACCCTGGCCGCACACAAGATTCTGGTGCGACTCGTGGATGTGGGACTCGGCTATCTCACCATCGGCCAGCCGCTCACGACATTGTCCGGTGGTGAACGCCAGCGCATCAAGCTCGCCACGCACTTGGCTGAGAAGGGCGGCGTGTACGTCCTCGACGAGCCGACCACGGGACTTCATTTGGCTGACGTGGAGCAACTGCTCGGCCTACTGGATCGACTCGTCGACTCCGGGAAGTCAGTGATCGTCATCGAGCATCACCAAGCGGTCATGGCGCACGCAGACTGGATCATCGATCTCGGTCCGGGAGCCGGGCACGACGGCGGACGGATCGTATTCGAGGGCACGCCGACCGATCTTGTCGCTGATCGCTCGACCCTGACCGGCCAGCATCTCGCGTCGTACGTCGGCGCCTGA
- a CDS encoding NADP-dependent oxidoreductase produces the protein MKAIRYHQFGGTEVLREEEVARPVPGLGQVLVKVAATSFNPVDDHIRLGVLAEAIPTPLPITPGLDVAGTVIELGADVSGLQVDDQVVGMFPLDQHGGAAEYAVIAADLLAAAPSTVSLTDAAALPLAGLAARQAAIELADIQKGQNVLVNGAGGAVGSLVVQLAVDAGATVTAVDGAQHAARLHGYGATNVVGPLDLDAGPVAVGGPFDVVVNHVRLDADGLAKLTSYVSDGGIAVSSAGAVPADDKRAVRTASVWVTPNGSHLADLVSRLDEGRLELTVVDHRPLQQLQAIHEDAASGKLVGKTVITVY, from the coding sequence ATGAAAGCGATTCGCTACCACCAGTTCGGCGGCACCGAGGTTCTGCGAGAAGAGGAAGTGGCACGCCCCGTGCCCGGCCTCGGCCAGGTGCTGGTCAAGGTCGCCGCCACGTCGTTCAACCCGGTAGATGACCACATCCGCCTGGGGGTGCTCGCAGAAGCCATTCCCACCCCATTGCCGATCACGCCCGGTCTTGACGTTGCCGGCACGGTCATCGAACTGGGCGCAGATGTCAGCGGCCTGCAGGTCGACGACCAGGTCGTTGGCATGTTTCCCCTCGACCAGCATGGCGGCGCGGCAGAGTACGCAGTGATCGCGGCCGATCTGCTCGCCGCCGCGCCCAGCACTGTTTCCCTGACCGATGCCGCAGCACTTCCCCTCGCCGGCCTCGCCGCCCGGCAGGCCGCGATCGAGCTGGCCGACATCCAGAAAGGGCAGAATGTGCTCGTCAACGGAGCCGGTGGCGCGGTGGGCAGCCTCGTCGTCCAGCTTGCGGTCGACGCCGGCGCTACCGTCACCGCTGTCGACGGAGCGCAGCACGCCGCTCGTCTACACGGTTACGGGGCCACGAATGTTGTCGGCCCTCTGGACCTCGATGCGGGGCCTGTCGCGGTCGGTGGCCCTTTCGACGTGGTCGTCAATCACGTGCGTTTGGATGCGGACGGACTTGCGAAGCTGACCTCGTACGTTTCCGACGGCGGCATCGCGGTCAGCTCCGCGGGCGCCGTGCCCGCCGACGACAAGCGAGCGGTGCGAACTGCGAGCGTGTGGGTGACGCCCAACGGTTCCCATCTGGCCGACCTGGTGTCCCGTCTCGACGAGGGCCGCCTCGAGCTCACCGTGGTTGATCACCGGCCACTGCAGCAATTACAAGCCATTCATGAAGACGCCGCGAGCGGCAAGCTCGTTGGTAAAACTGTCATCACCGTCTACTAG
- a CDS encoding helix-turn-helix transcriptional regulator: MTSRPAAAQQLRDLALLRRVRDRIDREYAQPLDVEALARGVNMSAGHLSRQFKVAYGEPPYSYLMTRRIERAMALLRRGDLSVTEVCFAVGCSSLGTFSTRFTELVGVPPSVYRDEAAGVTEGMPSCVSKQVTRPIRNREAPAASRR; this comes from the coding sequence GTGACAAGTAGACCCGCGGCAGCGCAACAACTGCGCGATCTCGCGCTGCTCCGCCGTGTTCGTGACCGGATCGACCGCGAGTACGCGCAACCCCTCGACGTCGAAGCCCTTGCCCGCGGAGTGAACATGTCGGCCGGGCACCTCAGCCGCCAGTTCAAGGTGGCGTACGGCGAGCCGCCGTACTCCTACCTGATGACCCGGCGCATCGAACGCGCGATGGCGCTGCTGCGTCGCGGTGATCTCAGCGTCACCGAGGTGTGTTTTGCCGTTGGCTGTTCATCGCTCGGTACTTTCAGCACTCGTTTCACCGAGTTGGTCGGCGTTCCACCCAGCGTCTACCGGGACGAGGCTGCCGGCGTGACCGAGGGCATGCCGTCCTGTGTGTCGAAACAGGTGACAAGACCGATCAGGAATCGAGAAGCGCCGGCCGCCAGCCGCAGATAG
- a CDS encoding M23 family metallopeptidase, giving the protein MTTSHSPAAGWAIAAAVMTLVIAGCSSSIDTTGPTVLTTSTIDSRGGIPRGYPTETDATSPLVISALGPNPIPVTGTDGMLHVAYEIEVLNFSPRPATITKVETLAGGPDGTVVSTLDQGQVSERSILVGNFAWAPFTEIPVGRTVLVVLDDEYESPDDVPSIVTHRLTATFGQAAPEDAAQAARYPEVITQIGGTVTTSTDAPVVIGPPLAGDSWVVGDGCCGLSQHRAGMMAVGGRINGTERYAVDWLRIDPDAVPLIRSRGDGSKNEDYFAYGAPLLAVADGTVVAVVSGEQDEVPQQVPADMPFDQLGGNYVIIDIGHGNYAFYAHLKPGSASVNIGDQVTRGQVIGDLGNSGYSSEAHLHFHVSRAAVPLSGDNVPYEIDSFTFVGSAATGVLVKGPNEGDRTDQLPLDGAVVNFPPVP; this is encoded by the coding sequence ATGACGACTTCACACAGCCCTGCCGCAGGGTGGGCAATCGCCGCAGCAGTGATGACGCTGGTCATCGCCGGGTGTTCGTCGTCGATCGACACCACCGGGCCGACTGTGCTCACGACGTCCACCATCGACAGCCGAGGTGGAATCCCGCGCGGCTATCCGACCGAAACCGATGCCACGTCGCCGTTGGTGATCTCGGCGCTCGGGCCGAATCCGATTCCGGTAACCGGGACAGACGGAATGCTGCATGTGGCCTACGAGATCGAAGTGCTGAACTTCTCGCCGCGACCCGCGACCATCACAAAGGTCGAGACGCTGGCCGGGGGACCGGACGGGACGGTCGTGTCGACGCTCGATCAGGGCCAGGTCTCGGAACGCTCGATTCTGGTGGGGAACTTTGCCTGGGCGCCGTTCACCGAGATCCCGGTGGGGCGCACTGTGCTGGTGGTGCTCGACGACGAGTACGAGAGTCCCGACGATGTTCCGTCAATAGTGACCCATCGACTGACCGCGACGTTCGGCCAAGCGGCGCCGGAGGACGCTGCACAAGCCGCGCGGTACCCCGAAGTGATTACCCAGATCGGCGGAACGGTGACGACAAGTACAGACGCGCCGGTGGTGATCGGTCCGCCCCTCGCCGGCGACAGTTGGGTGGTCGGGGACGGTTGCTGCGGGCTCTCGCAACACCGCGCCGGAATGATGGCGGTCGGTGGCAGAATCAACGGCACCGAACGGTATGCCGTCGACTGGCTGAGGATCGACCCGGATGCAGTGCCGCTCATCAGATCTCGTGGTGATGGATCGAAGAACGAGGACTACTTCGCCTACGGTGCGCCGCTGCTGGCGGTGGCCGACGGCACCGTCGTGGCCGTGGTGTCCGGTGAGCAGGACGAAGTGCCGCAACAAGTTCCGGCCGACATGCCGTTCGATCAGTTGGGCGGAAATTACGTCATCATCGATATCGGCCACGGAAACTATGCGTTCTATGCCCACCTGAAACCGGGATCGGCGTCAGTAAATATCGGAGATCAGGTGACCAGGGGACAGGTGATCGGGGACCTTGGCAACTCCGGTTACAGCTCAGAGGCGCATCTGCACTTCCACGTGTCACGGGCGGCGGTGCCGCTGTCCGGGGACAACGTGCCCTACGAGATCGACAGCTTCACGTTTGTCGGATCGGCAGCCACCGGGGTTCTCGTCAAGGGACCGAACGAGGGCGACCGCACGGACCAACTGCCGCTCGACGGGGCAGTCGTCAACTTTCCGCCTGTGCCCTGA
- a CDS encoding VOC family protein, producing MDITIASSFLPQDDPEAALSFYRDTLGFEVRLDVGYDGMRWITVGPPDQPNTSIVLHPPAVDPGITDEERRTIVEMMAKGTYAGILLATKDLDGTFERLQAGDIDVVQEPTEQPYGVRDCAVRDPAGNLIRIQELR from the coding sequence ATGGACATCACCATTGCATCGAGTTTCCTTCCGCAGGACGACCCCGAGGCCGCCCTGTCCTTCTACCGCGACACGCTCGGCTTCGAGGTCCGCCTCGACGTCGGCTACGACGGGATGCGCTGGATAACCGTCGGGCCGCCCGACCAGCCCAACACGTCGATCGTGTTGCATCCTCCGGCCGTCGATCCGGGCATCACCGACGAGGAGCGTCGCACCATCGTCGAAATGATGGCCAAGGGCACCTATGCCGGTATTCTGTTGGCCACCAAGGATCTCGACGGTACCTTCGAGCGGCTGCAGGCCGGCGACATCGACGTCGTCCAGGAGCCGACCGAGCAGCCGTACGGTGTTCGGGACTGCGCCGTCCGCGACCCAGCAGGCAACTTGATCCGCATCCAAGAGCTCCGCTGA
- a CDS encoding phosphotransferase: MEGAVYAIDHARVAKIWVGESEMSLQQDRTFYDTLAVKSFRFATPRILEVHLIENRCVTIEQRLPGTTMSHHLRSGRITLDRARSTFVDVLADLAASGPLPAARILPAARVLPVMDEHITHYHAAQNFPEALGALVQRRVGRFRQVLDSAVEALDAEVDALRGRLYEIDTGDRTVIHGDLTLDNILTNDDGALTAVLDWGFFTTEGDPAFDAAVAASIFDMYGESALDTELGLYTEIEERLGYSREALLVYRAAYSLITANAYDADGNDGHFAWCVAALNRPDVARALIG; encoded by the coding sequence ATGGAAGGCGCCGTTTATGCGATCGACCATGCTCGAGTTGCGAAGATCTGGGTCGGGGAGTCGGAGATGTCCCTGCAGCAGGATCGGACCTTCTATGACACGTTGGCGGTCAAGTCGTTTCGGTTCGCGACCCCTCGAATCCTCGAAGTTCATTTGATTGAGAATCGCTGCGTCACGATCGAGCAGCGACTGCCCGGCACGACCATGTCCCACCATCTCCGGTCCGGCCGGATCACCCTCGACAGGGCACGGTCCACGTTCGTCGACGTACTGGCAGATCTTGCGGCGAGCGGGCCACTGCCCGCGGCGCGAATCCTGCCCGCGGCGCGAGTCCTGCCCGTCATGGACGAGCACATCACGCACTATCACGCAGCCCAGAACTTCCCGGAGGCTCTCGGGGCCTTGGTGCAGCGTCGCGTCGGCCGCTTTCGGCAGGTTCTCGACAGTGCCGTCGAGGCACTCGATGCCGAGGTCGACGCACTGCGTGGTCGCTTGTATGAGATCGACACTGGCGACAGGACAGTCATCCATGGAGACCTCACGCTGGACAACATCCTGACCAACGATGACGGTGCCCTGACCGCAGTTCTCGACTGGGGTTTCTTCACCACGGAAGGCGACCCGGCGTTCGATGCCGCCGTGGCCGCCTCGATCTTCGACATGTACGGAGAATCCGCCCTGGACACCGAACTAGGCCTCTACACGGAAATCGAGGAGCGGCTGGGCTATTCGCGTGAGGCCCTCCTGGTGTACCGAGCGGCGTATTCGTTGATCACGGCGAACGCGTACGACGCCGACGGTAACGACGGTCACTTCGCCTGGTGTGTAGCTGCGCTGAACCGCCCGGACGTCGCACGCGCGCTCATCGGCTGA
- a CDS encoding MarR family winged helix-turn-helix transcriptional regulator translates to MTTSPRWLDEDEQAVWQDLLTVVIALPNLLDRQLEQDAETSNFEYSVLARLSMAADLTMRLSDLAAQCDSSQPRLSKVMVRFEQRQWVTRRPDPDNGRYTLATLTETGLQKVVDSAPGHVERVRELVFDPLSGAQQRALGAALARIATTVRQQLNGTEPETGSSRSQA, encoded by the coding sequence ATGACAACTTCGCCGCGATGGCTTGACGAAGACGAGCAGGCGGTGTGGCAAGACCTGCTCACCGTTGTCATCGCACTGCCAAATTTGCTCGATCGTCAGTTGGAGCAAGACGCCGAGACATCGAACTTCGAGTACAGCGTCCTCGCACGCCTGTCCATGGCCGCCGACCTGACGATGCGACTCAGCGACCTGGCCGCGCAGTGTGACAGCAGTCAGCCCCGACTGTCGAAGGTGATGGTCCGTTTCGAGCAGCGCCAGTGGGTCACGCGCCGCCCCGACCCGGATAACGGGCGCTACACGCTTGCCACGCTGACCGAGACCGGCTTGCAGAAGGTCGTCGACAGTGCGCCGGGCCACGTCGAACGTGTGCGCGAGCTGGTCTTCGACCCTCTCAGTGGGGCGCAGCAGCGTGCTCTCGGCGCCGCGCTTGCCCGCATCGCAACCACGGTGCGCCAGCAGTTGAATGGCACCGAACCTGAAACCGGCAGTTCCCGCTCGCAGGCCTAG
- a CDS encoding HAD family phosphatase — protein sequence MSNLFSRYSAVLFDCDGVLVDSEPITNRVLRAMLRTLGWQISADECVRLFVGRALKDEWAVIEEHTGFVITDDWLGEFRSRRNAALQANLSAIDGAADALAEVAEVFGDRIACVTGADRGKVEMQLSVTGLDRWFGDRVFSGMEVPRSKPAPDVYLAAAQALGIKPVEAIVVEDSVAGVTAGVCAGATVFGFAPESPVHTTPEVLRAAGASVIFTHMSELAALIRS from the coding sequence GTGAGCAATTTGTTTAGTCGCTACTCGGCTGTTCTGTTCGATTGTGATGGTGTACTTGTTGATTCGGAGCCGATCACGAATAGGGTGCTGCGCGCCATGCTCCGCACACTGGGATGGCAGATCTCCGCAGATGAATGCGTCCGACTGTTCGTCGGGCGGGCGTTGAAGGACGAATGGGCGGTGATCGAAGAGCACACTGGCTTCGTCATCACTGATGATTGGCTTGGTGAATTCCGTTCGAGACGCAACGCAGCACTCCAGGCGAACCTGAGTGCCATCGATGGGGCCGCTGATGCGCTCGCCGAGGTTGCGGAGGTGTTCGGAGACCGGATCGCATGCGTGACCGGTGCCGATCGAGGCAAAGTCGAGATGCAGCTTTCCGTTACCGGGTTGGACCGCTGGTTCGGCGATCGTGTGTTCAGTGGGATGGAGGTGCCGCGGAGCAAGCCCGCGCCGGATGTGTATCTGGCTGCCGCGCAAGCGCTCGGAATCAAGCCGGTAGAGGCGATTGTTGTCGAGGACTCGGTTGCGGGGGTCACTGCGGGTGTCTGCGCTGGAGCGACTGTGTTCGGCTTTGCGCCTGAGAGTCCGGTTCACACCACGCCGGAGGTGCTCCGAGCGGCGGGCGCGAGCGTGATCTTCACCCACATGTCCGAACTGGCAGCGTTGATTCGGAGCTGA